A section of the Euwallacea fornicatus isolate EFF26 chromosome 12, ASM4011564v1, whole genome shotgun sequence genome encodes:
- the LOC136342518 gene encoding phospholipase A(2) isoform X2: protein MGSHILVKICHILTCVALVLGSTVLIADNSMSRMIELTTKIPYCNVHTDRGNIRTMLLAADAARVRQMSDDSIRNLEEVCNDKEKLMQQQGGFIYPGTKWCGPGNIGSNYSDLGRYAKEDACCREHDNCPKSLMKEECRGGICNNSPYTRSHCDCDAIFRKCLQNVNSETANTIGAIFFNVIQVICFKERSPCSEWQKNGYTKTESDEICKKWIFRPSEKYFPLMPEIMN from the exons ATGGGG AGCCACATTCTAGTCAAAATATGCCATATCTTAACATGTGTGGCTCTAGTACTGGGCAGCACCGTTCTTATAGCCGACAACAGCATGTCCCGAATGATCGAACTCACTACGAAAATACCGTACTGCAATGTTCATACCGATAG GGGTAATATAAGGACGATGCTCTTAGCTGCAGATGCAGCCAGGGTTAGGCAAATGTCGGACGATTCCATAAGAAATTTAGAGGAAGTTTGCAACGATAAGGAGAAATTAATGCAGCAGCAAGGAGGCTTCATTTATCCTGGCACTAAATGGTGTGGCCCAG GGAACATTGGCAGTAATTACTCAGACTTGGGTCGATATGCCAAAGAAGATGCGTGCTGCAGAGAACATGACAATTGCCCGAAAAGCCTGATGAAAGAGGAATGTCGTGGAGGCATTTGTAACAATTCTCCATACACCAG gTCTCATTGTGATTGCGACGCAATATTTCGCAAATGCCTGCAAAACGTAAATAGTGAAACAGCCAATACCATTGGAgccatatttttcaatgtaatcCAAGTAATCTGTTTCAAGGAACGGAGTCCCTGCTCAGAATGGCAAAA AAATGGTTACACTAAAACCGAATCGGACGAGATTTGcaagaaatggatttttagaCCTTCAGAGAAATACTTTCCGCTGATGCccgaaataatgaattaa
- the LOC136342518 gene encoding phospholipase A(2) isoform X1: protein MGSHILVKICHILTCVALVLGSTVLIADNSMSRMIELTTKIPYCNVHTDRGNIRTMLLAADAARVRQMSDDSIRNLEEVCNDKEKLMQQQGGFIYPGTKWCGPGNIGSNYSDLGRYAKEDACCREHDNCPKSLMKEECRGGICNNSPYTRSHCDCDAIFRKCLQNVNSETANTIGAIFFNVIQVICFKERSPCSEWQKNSNYLREGKRVETSTSNCSLEFVASDKYNPSNVNNGTKNAQTWNFFRKKKTLLLNLFLRKLQLFIYKF, encoded by the exons ATGGGG AGCCACATTCTAGTCAAAATATGCCATATCTTAACATGTGTGGCTCTAGTACTGGGCAGCACCGTTCTTATAGCCGACAACAGCATGTCCCGAATGATCGAACTCACTACGAAAATACCGTACTGCAATGTTCATACCGATAG GGGTAATATAAGGACGATGCTCTTAGCTGCAGATGCAGCCAGGGTTAGGCAAATGTCGGACGATTCCATAAGAAATTTAGAGGAAGTTTGCAACGATAAGGAGAAATTAATGCAGCAGCAAGGAGGCTTCATTTATCCTGGCACTAAATGGTGTGGCCCAG GGAACATTGGCAGTAATTACTCAGACTTGGGTCGATATGCCAAAGAAGATGCGTGCTGCAGAGAACATGACAATTGCCCGAAAAGCCTGATGAAAGAGGAATGTCGTGGAGGCATTTGTAACAATTCTCCATACACCAG gTCTCATTGTGATTGCGACGCAATATTTCGCAAATGCCTGCAAAACGTAAATAGTGAAACAGCCAATACCATTGGAgccatatttttcaatgtaatcCAAGTAATCTGTTTCAAGGAACGGAGTCCCTGCTCAGAATGGCAAAA aAACTCTAATTATTTGCGTGAGGGTAAAAGAGTTGAGACTTCAACTTCAAATTGTTCTTTAGAATTTGTAGCGTCAGATAAATACAATCCAAGTAATGTGAACAACGGTACTAAAAATGCGCAAACCTGGAACTTttttagaaagaaaaagaCGCTATTACTCAATTTGTTCCTGCGAAAACTTCAGTTattcatttataaattttaa
- the rept gene encoding ruvB-like 2, translating into MAAAAVAKIAEVRETTRVERIGAHSHIRGLGLDDCLEARPVSQGMVGQVSARRAAGLVLQMVRDGRIAGRAVLLAGQPGTGKTAIATALAAALGYDTPFTGMAGSEIYSLEMSKTEALTQAIRKSIGVRIKEESEIIEGEVVEVQIERPATGLGTKVGKLILKTTDMETVYDLGGKMIDSILKEKVQSGDVITIDKATGKITRLGRSFARARDYDATGQQTRFVQCPEGELQKRKEVVHTITLHEIDVINSRTHGFLALFSGDTGEIKPEVREQINGKVAEWREEGKAEIIPGVLFIDEVHMLDIECFSFLNRALENEMAPIVIMATNRGITKIRGTNYKSPHGIPLDLLDRTIIVPTSPYDEKELREILSIRCEEEDCQMSDNALTVLTRISKETSLRYGMQLIMTSSLIARKRKAHEVDVEDIKRAYQLFYDEGRSVQFLKEYQQEFMFNEMGEEEKMEVS; encoded by the exons ATGGCT GCCGCTGCTGTTGCCAAAATTGCAGAAGTCCGCGAGACAACTCGTGTCGAAAGAATTGGGGCTCATTCTCACATTCGAGGTTTGGGGTTGGACGATTGCCTTGAAGCTAGAcct gTGTCTCAAGGTATGGTAGGACAAGTATCTGCTAGGAGGGCTGCAGGACTTGTTTTACAAATGGTAAGAGATGGTAGGATTGCTGGAAGAGCTGTTTTATTGGCTGGACAACCAG GAACTGGCAAAACTGCTATTGCCACAGCATTGGCAGCTGCCCTAGGATATGACACCCCTTTCACAGGCATGGCTGGCTCAGAAATCTATTCACTAGAAATGAGTAAAACTGAGGCTTTAACTCAGGCAATTAGGAAAAGTATTGGAGTTAGAATTAA ggagGAAAGTGAAATCATTGAAGGTGAGGTTGTGGAAGTGCAAATAGAGCGACCTGCCACAGGTCTTGGTACCAAAGtgggaaaattaattcttaaaactACTGACATGGAGACAGTTTATGATCTAGGAGGGAAAATGATTGACAGCATACTGAAAGAGAAGGTGCAATCAGGAGATGTTATAACCATTGACAAGGCTACAG GCAAAATAACACGACTAGGTCGATCATTTGCGCGAGCCAGAGATTATGATGCCACAGGCCAGCAAACTAGATTCGTCCAGTGCCCTGAAGGGGAgcttcaaaaaagaaaagaagtgGTTCATACAATCACTCTGCATGAAATCGACGTAATCAACAGCAGAACCCACGGTTTTCTAGCATTATTTTCTGGGGATACTGGCGAAATAAAACCTGAAGTGCGAGAACAGATAAATGGGAAAGTAGCTGAGTGGAGAGAAGAAGGGAAAGCTGAAATTATCCctggtgttttatttattgatgaa GTTCACATGTTAGACATAGAATGCTTTTCCTTTCTAAATAGAGCTTTGGAGAATGAAATGGCTCCTATTGTTATTATGGCTACCAATCGTGGAATTACCAAAATTCGAGGCACAAACTATAAATCCCCACATGGCATTCCACTTGATTTGTTGGATCGTACTATTATAGTACCTACTAGTCCATATGATGAGAAGGAACTACGAGAAATATTAAG tATTCGTTGTGAAGAAGAAGATTGCCAAATGTCTGACAATGCCTTAACAGTTCTAACGAGAATCTCCAAAGAAACTTCCTTGAGGTATGGTATGCAGCTGATTATGACATCGAGTTTGATTGCTAGGAAGCGGAAAGCTCATGAGGTGGACGTTGAAGACATAAAAAGGGCGTACCAGCTGTTTTATGATGAGGGAAGGTCAGTGCAGTTCTTGAAGGAGTACCAACAGGAGTTCATGTTTAATGAAA TGGGCGAAGAAGAAAAGATGGAGGTCAGCTAA
- the LOC136342454 gene encoding rhomboid-related protein 2-like isoform X1, translating to MVDADIVSQGNKRKRENNQGNGLIYTTLNDDKGISNYFKTLFEKYDTDHNGKIDAKELAALLREDSEVSDKIIRKLISYSDTDNDGKIDVHEFTAMILDKKFKTLFRKYITSYVDYIVPRDNRHRYKPTRGSFGHSVEEIDGGVIPEISFCPPPLCMVFISIIEIFCYILNLYLNKQDPSPTSPISTDSEGPVAQYLIYNPYKRQEYWRFLTYMMVHIGWIHLATNLIVQLFLGVPLELRNQWWRVLTVYSTGVVAGSLVTSIMDPKVYLAGASGGVYAIITAHLANMILNWNDMPYALVQLIVFLIIVITDVSTAFYNRYIVKNAIPVGYASHFGGALAGFLVGIWVLKNVEPTTKEKYLWWAAFIIYIVLMGSAVLLNVYWEEHFLSFHKNNV from the exons atggTGGACGCTGATATTGTCTCTCAGGGAAACAAGCGCAAGAGGGAGAATAATCAGGGAAACGGACTTATCTACACAACGCTGAATGATGATAAAGGgattagtaattattttaagactttatttgaaaag TACGACACTGACCATAATGGTAAAATCGACGCAAAAGAACTGGCAGCGTTGCTTAGAGAAGACAGCGAAGTTTCGgacaaaataattagaaaactGATCTCATACTCGGACACAGATAACGACGGTAAAATCGACGTCCACGAATTCACTGCCATGATACTCGACAAGAAATTCAAAACTCTCTTCAGAAAATACATAACTAG CTATGTAGACTATATAGTTCCTCGGGACAACCGACACCGATACAAACCAACGAGGGGAAGCTTCGGACATAGTGTCGAAGAGATCGATGGAGGGGTCATTCCCGAAATATCCTTCTGCCCTCCTCCCCTTTGCATGGTGTTCATATcgattattgaaatattttgctatattttaaatttatatctaAACAAACAAGACCCGTCACCTACATCTCCCATAAGTACTGACAGCGAGGGCCCAGTAGCCCAATACCTGATCTACAACCCATATAAAAGACAGGAGTACTGGAGGTTCCTCACCTATATGATGGTTCATATTGG GTGGATACACTTAGCAACGAATCTCATTGTCCAGCTGTTCTTGGGAGTCCCTCTAGAGTTAAGAAATCAATGGTGGAGGGTTCTCACAGTTTATAGTACAGGAGTTGTCGCTGGGTCGTTGGTCACCTCTATAATGGATCCCAAGGTTTATTTAGCTGGTGCCAGTGGTGGTGTTTATGCCATTATTACTGCTCACTTGGCTAATATGATTCTG aacTGGAACGATATGCCTTACGCATTAGTGCAGCTAATCGTGTTCCTGATTATAGTTATTACCGATGTATCGACAGCATTTTACAACAGATATATAGTTAAAAATGCTATTCCAGTAGGGTACGCATCTCATTTTGGAGGAGCTCTAGCTGGATTTTTGGTGGGGATTTGGGTACTGAAAAATGTAGAACCCACCACAAAGGAGAAATATCTGTGGTGGGCAGCTTTCATAATATACATTGTGCTAATGGGATCTGCTGTTCTATTGAACGTGTATTGGGAGGAGCATTTTTTGTctttccataaaaataatgtttaa
- the LOC136342454 gene encoding rhomboid-related protein 2-like isoform X2 — protein sequence MVLPSRNKTNETKEYYASIFQRYDTDHNGKIDAKELAALLREDSEVSDKIIRKLISYSDTDNDGKIDVHEFTAMILDKKFKTLFRKYITSYVDYIVPRDNRHRYKPTRGSFGHSVEEIDGGVIPEISFCPPPLCMVFISIIEIFCYILNLYLNKQDPSPTSPISTDSEGPVAQYLIYNPYKRQEYWRFLTYMMVHIGWIHLATNLIVQLFLGVPLELRNQWWRVLTVYSTGVVAGSLVTSIMDPKVYLAGASGGVYAIITAHLANMILNWNDMPYALVQLIVFLIIVITDVSTAFYNRYIVKNAIPVGYASHFGGALAGFLVGIWVLKNVEPTTKEKYLWWAAFIIYIVLMGSAVLLNVYWEEHFLSFHKNNV from the exons ATGGTGTTACCGTCGAGAAATAAGACTAATGAAACCAAGGAGTATTATGCAAGTATTTTTCAAAGG TACGACACTGACCATAATGGTAAAATCGACGCAAAAGAACTGGCAGCGTTGCTTAGAGAAGACAGCGAAGTTTCGgacaaaataattagaaaactGATCTCATACTCGGACACAGATAACGACGGTAAAATCGACGTCCACGAATTCACTGCCATGATACTCGACAAGAAATTCAAAACTCTCTTCAGAAAATACATAACTAG CTATGTAGACTATATAGTTCCTCGGGACAACCGACACCGATACAAACCAACGAGGGGAAGCTTCGGACATAGTGTCGAAGAGATCGATGGAGGGGTCATTCCCGAAATATCCTTCTGCCCTCCTCCCCTTTGCATGGTGTTCATATcgattattgaaatattttgctatattttaaatttatatctaAACAAACAAGACCCGTCACCTACATCTCCCATAAGTACTGACAGCGAGGGCCCAGTAGCCCAATACCTGATCTACAACCCATATAAAAGACAGGAGTACTGGAGGTTCCTCACCTATATGATGGTTCATATTGG GTGGATACACTTAGCAACGAATCTCATTGTCCAGCTGTTCTTGGGAGTCCCTCTAGAGTTAAGAAATCAATGGTGGAGGGTTCTCACAGTTTATAGTACAGGAGTTGTCGCTGGGTCGTTGGTCACCTCTATAATGGATCCCAAGGTTTATTTAGCTGGTGCCAGTGGTGGTGTTTATGCCATTATTACTGCTCACTTGGCTAATATGATTCTG aacTGGAACGATATGCCTTACGCATTAGTGCAGCTAATCGTGTTCCTGATTATAGTTATTACCGATGTATCGACAGCATTTTACAACAGATATATAGTTAAAAATGCTATTCCAGTAGGGTACGCATCTCATTTTGGAGGAGCTCTAGCTGGATTTTTGGTGGGGATTTGGGTACTGAAAAATGTAGAACCCACCACAAAGGAGAAATATCTGTGGTGGGCAGCTTTCATAATATACATTGTGCTAATGGGATCTGCTGTTCTATTGAACGTGTATTGGGAGGAGCATTTTTTGTctttccataaaaataatgtttaa